TCTACGCGCCGTACTGGCGTCCTGACGCGCGTGGCGCGCTCGTCGGGATGACCAGGTACGTGAACAAGGCGCACATCGCGCGCGCGGCGCTCGAGTCGACGGCCTTCCAGACCCGCGACGTGATCGAGGCGGTCGTCGCCGACACCGGCCGCGACCTCGACGAGCTGCGCGTCGACGGCGGCATGACCCGCAATGACACCCTCATGCAGTTCCAGGCCGACATCCTCGGCATCCCCGTCGTGCGACCGAAGGTGGTCGAGACCACCGCGCTCGGTGCCGCCTACGCGGCAGGCCTCGCCACCGGCGTGTGGACCGGCCGCGAGACGCTGCGCGCGCACTGGCAGGAGGACGTGCGGTTCGAGCCGCGCATGCCCGAGGATGAGCGCGAACGCCGGTACCGCCTGTGGCAGAAGGCCGTGTCGAAGTCGCTCGACTGGGTGGACGACGACGCCCGCACGCTCATGGGCACGACCGGCCGGTAGCTCTACTTCAGCAGGCGCGACAGCCGGCGGTCCGCGAGGATCTTGCCGCCGGTCTGGCACGTCGGGCAGTACTCGAGCGAGTTGTCGGCGAAGAACACGCTGCGCACTTCGTCGCCGCACACCGGGCATGTCTGGCCGCGTCGGCCGTGGACCTTCATTCCCCGCCGTTTGGCGTCCTTGAGTTCTGCAGGAGGCTTGCCGGATGCCTCGGCCACGGCCTCGGTCAGCGTCTCGGTCATCGCCTGGAACAGCCGGTCGATGTCGGCATCGTCGAGCGTGGACGCGAGGGCGTAGGGCGACATCTTCGCGGCGTGCAGGATCTCGTCGGAGTAGGCGTTGCCGACCCCGGCGATCGTGGCCTGGTCTCGCAGGACGCCCTTGATCTGCGTGCGTCGCCCCGCCAGCAGGCCGGCGAGGGTGTCGCGCGTGAAGGCGGCATCGAGCGGATCCGGACCGAGCCGTGCGATGCCGGGGACATCGGCCGAGTCGCGCACGACGTAGACAGCGAGCGACTTCTTCGTGCCCGCCTCGGTGAGGTCGAATCCCGAGCCGTCCGACAGCGCGACCCGCAGGGCGATCGGCGTCTTGCCCGGCCGGATCAGGGTCGTGGGCAGCTGATCGTAGAACCGGAGCCAGCCGGCCTTCGCCAGGTGGAACACCAGGTGAGCGTCACCCGCCGGCCCGGTCGTCGCGAGGTCGACGAACTTGCCGTGGCGTGCCACCGCATCGATGCGCGCACCCTTCAGCGCGTCGACCGGTGGATCGTACGTCTTGAGCGCGGCGATGTTCGCAACCATGACGCGAGTCACCTCGAGGCCGATGACACGTCCGCGGAGGAACTCGACCAGTCCCTGCACCTCGGGCATCTCGGGCATGCGGCCCATCCTGCCACGCGGTGCGGACGCGAGGTCAGATTTCGAGGACCGGCCAGGGCTGCGGCATCCGGTCGTCGTCCTTCAGCAGCGCGGCGATCCAGCCGTCGTCGCGGTACTTCGCGTTCGCGAGCGCCATGCGCAGCAGACCCTCGTAGCGGAAGCCCAGCGCGCTCGCGACGCGCGCCGAGGCGACGTTCCCCACCACCGCGCGCCACTCGATGCGCGAGAGCGCGGGACCGTCGGCCGAGAAGCCCCAGTCGATCACCGCGTTCGCGGCCTCGCGCAGCCGGCCGCCGCCGCGGGAGTCCGGTGCCATCCAGAAGCCGATCTCGCCGTTGCCGTCGCCGTCCATGCGGTAGAGGCCGATCGTGCCGATGAGCCGGTCGTGCTCCCGGATGCCCCACGTCACGTGACGACCCTCGTCCCAATCCTTCGGGACACGTTCGACGAACTGCTCGGCATGGGTGCGCTCGTAGGGGAAGGGGACCGGGGTGTAGCGCTGGATGCCGGCATCCTGGCACGCCGCGAAGATCGCATCGACGTCCTCTTCGCGCGGGAGTGCGAGTTCGAGCCGGGGCGTGCGGAGGACGACAGGCTGCATCGGGCCAGGCTATCCCGGGCGGCGGGAGGGGAGGAGCTGGCTGCCGCAGCCGCCGCGTACCCAACTCAGGATCGGCCGAAGCAGGCCGGTCGTCGTGCCGGTGATTCACGGGCTGCCCGCAGCAGCGGACGCCGCCTCCTCCTGAGCACGGTACGGCGACTCCTCCCCTGTCCTCGAGGTGCGTGAGCTTTCCACGGCCAGGCACGGTGCCGCGATGCGCCGGGAGCACGATCCGGGACCCTACCCGGATGCGCTTCGACGTGTTCAGCCGTGCCGATCTCTTCCGAGAGGGGCATACTCGCAGGTCGATCCAGTCCGCGGTGCGTCGCGGCCTCTTGATCCATGCTCGCCGGGATCGCTATCTTCCCGCCGACGCTCCCGAGGCCCTGGTGCGTGCGGTTCGCGTCGGTGGTCGCCTCACATGCCTCTCGCTCCTGGCGTTGCTCGGCGTGTTCGTCCTCGAGAACCGCAGACTGCATGTCCATCTCGCCTACACCTCGAGCCGGCTCAGCTCACCGCACCATCGCGGGAGCCCTCTCGGCGGCGCCGCTCGACGCGGGCTCCGGCTCCACTGGATGTCGCTCGTCGACGAGTGTGCCGGCGGTGCTGTCGGTCTCGTGGACGCCCTCATCCACGCCGTTCTCTGCCAACCCCCTCGGGCCGCCGTCGCAACGCTCGACAGCGCGCTGAACCGAGGGCTGATCGACATCGCACAACTCGCGATGGTGTTCGCGGGACTCCCCGCGCGGTACTCGGCGCTCGCGCCACTCGTCGACGGGCGTGCGGAATCCGGGCCCGAAACCCTCGTGCGGCTCATGGCGCGAGCGCTCGGATGCCATGTTGAGCTCCAAGTGACGTTCGAGGGGATCGGTCGTGTGGACCTCGTGCTCGACGGCTGGTTGGTCGTCGAGTGCGACAGCAAGCAGTTTCATGCGAGTTGGGCGGCGCAGGCCAGGGATCGTGAGCGGGATGCTGCGCTCGCAGCTCTCGGCTACTCGACGTTGCGGCTCTCGGCAGCGATGGTCATGTACCGGCCCGAGTCGGTGCTCGCGGCTCTCCGCGGCCTGATCGGCGCGCAGCGGATGTCCTGAGACACCAGTCGTCGCCCAGCCACCCGGGCGCCCCTACCGTACTCAGGATAGAAACCGTGCACGTCCGGGCACGAAGCGGTCCGCTCGCATTTCGGCGCGCTCATCCTGAGTACGGTACGCGGAGGCCGGGCGGAGGACCCGGCGGGCGGAGGACCCGGCGGGGCGGAGGGGCTCAGACCGGGCGGAGGATCAGGCCGGGCGGAGGATCAGGCCGGGCGGGCTCAGACCCGGCGGAGGAGACCGACCTTGTCGTAGACGTCGGCGAGGGTCGCGTCGGCGACGGCATCGGCCTTGGCGGCGTTCGCCGCGAGCACGCGGTCGAGTTCGGCGGGGTCGGCGAGCAGGTCGAGGGCGCGCTGGCGCACGGGACCGAATTCCTCCACCACGACCTCGGCGAGGCCCTTCTTGAAGTCGCCGTACCCCCGGCCGGCGTACTCGTCCTCGATCGCCGGGATCTGGCGACCGGTGAGGGCGGCGTAGATCACGAGCAGGTTCGAGACGCCGGGCTTCGCGTCGCGGTCGTAGCGCACCGTGCCGTCGCTGTCGGTGACCGCGCGCATGATCTTCTTCGCGCTCGCCGCCGGGTCGTCGAGGAGCCACAGCACGCCCGCATCGGACTCGGCCGACTTCGACATCTTCGCCCCCGGGTTCTGGAGGTCGTAGATGCGCGCCGTCTCCTTCTGGATCACGGGCATCGGCACCGTGAACGTCGTGCCGTAGCGGCTGTTGAAGCGCTCGGCGAGGTCGCGCGTCAGCTCGACGTGCTGCTTCTGGTCATCGCCGACGGGCACGATGTCGGTCTGATAGAGCAGGATGTCGGCAGCCATCAGCACCGGGTAGGTGAACAGTCCGACCGACGCCGCGTCGGCGCCGTAGCGCTGCGACTTGTCCTTGAACTGCGTCATCCGTCCGGCCTCGCCGAAGCCGGTGATCGTCGAGAGGATCCACGCCAGCTCGGCGTGCGCGCGCACGTGCGACTGCACGTACAGCGTGGATTTGGAGGGCTCGATCCCCGCAGCGATGTACTGCGCGGCGGTGCGGCGGGTCTTCTCGCGCAGCTCGGCCGGATCGTTCGGCTGCGTCAGCGCGTGCAGGTCGACGACCGAGAAGAACGCGTCGTACGACTCCTGCAGGTCGCGCCACTGCAGGAGCGCCCCGATGTAGTTGCCGATCTGCAGGGAGTCGGCGGAAGGCTGCATTCCGGAGTACAGGCGCGGTTTGCTCACCCGACAATCCTAGGGTCGCGCCGCACCCACCCGAACCGCGCACCTACCGGGGAGAGGGAACGAGCGGATGCCGCGCCCGGCGACGCAGGTTCAGTCGCCGATCGCGTAGTCGGCCACGACGGGGGAGTGGTCGCTCCACCGGGTGTCCCACGACGGCGCACGCACCACCCGGTAGTTCGACACGCGCTCCGCGAGGGCGGGAGTGGCGAGGTGGTAGTCGATGCGCCAGCCGCTGTCGTTGTCGAACGCCCTGCCGCGCATGGACCACCACGTGTACGGGCCGTCGACCTCGCCGTGCGCGGCCCGGCCGACGTCGACCCAGCCGAGGCCCGTTCCCGTCGATCCGTCGACGCCCGCGACCTGCTCGCCGGCGGCGCCGAGGAAGCGATCGAAGTACGCGCGTTCGCGGGGGAGGAACCCGGCCTTCTTGACGTTGCCCTTCCAGTTGCGGATGTCGAGCTCGCGGTGGCCGACATTGAGGTCGCCCATCACGACGGCGAGCGGGGAGGACTGCTCGAGCTGCGGCATCCGCTTCTCCATGGCGTCGAGGAACGCCCATTTGGCATCCTGCCGAGGGGTGTCGGCCTCGCCGGTGTGGACGTAGGCGCTCACGACCGTGAGGCGCTCGCCGTCGATGTCGAGGTCGGCTTCGATCCAGCGGCCCGCGGAGTCGAGCGGTTCGGGTCCGAGCACGCGGCGCACGTCGACGGCGGGCAGGCGCGTGGCGATCGCGACGCCGGCGCGGCCCTTGGCGAGCGCCTCGTCGTTCACGAGCTCCCAGCCCGGGAGTGCGGTCTGCAGCTCCTCGAGCGTCGCGCGCACCTCTTGCAGGGCCATGACGTCGACGTCGGCCTCGTCGAGCCACTCGATCATGCCCTTGCGGGTTGCGGCGCGGATGCCGTTGACGTTGACGGAGGCGATGCGGACTCGGCGTGACACGCTCGCCAGCCTAACCGGGCCCACCGACACCCTCGTTCCCCGCGGCGGCCGTCGTCAGTGCTTCGCTCGGGCGCCTCGGGCGGACTCCGTCGCGGATACCGCGGCCGCGGTCGCGGGGTCTGCCTTGGCCGGATCGACGTGCTTGGGAAGCGTGACGCCCGGCACCGTCTTGGCGCGAGGATCGGGCGGTGCGACCTCCTGCACCTGGCGCAGCTCCACCTCGGCCTCGTGCACGGCCCGGTCGGCGAGAGGCACGCGCCACCATTTCGCCTGCGCACGGGCGTCCTTCGCGGTGCGCAGGCGCACCTTCGCGGCGAGGACGAGGGCGGCATGCTCGGCGGCGAGCCGCTCCGCCTCGGTCTGGGGCAGGAGCACGACGTCGCGATCGCGCGCGGCGACGGCGACCCAGGATGCCGCGGTCAGCAGGACGATGCCCATCATGCGGAACCACAGCAGCATCCCGATGAAGAACGCGAACCCCGCGAGGAGGGGGTTCGACGGCGTGTAGCTCAGCAGCAGCCCCGCGGCCAGCTGAAGGACGGTCAGGCCGGCACCGCCGATCATCGCTCCGGGCCAGATGCGGCGCCAGGGGAGCTTCGTGCCCGTCAGGAAGCGAAACAGGCCGACCAGGGCGGTCGACGTGACGGCGAAGCCGATGAAAAGCGAGCCGAGCTTCACGGAGACGTCGACGAGACCGCTCGCCTGCCCCCGGCCCAGGAGCGAGAAGAGCCACTCCATGGTGAGGCTGCCGACCGTGCTCAGCGCGCCGCCGAGGATCAGGGCGGCGCCGAAGATGATGGCGGCGAGCAGGTCGCGCGCCTTGAGCAGGAAGTAGCTGCGGCGGTCGGGCGGGATCGCGAACAGCTCGCGCACTGCGCGGCGGGTGTAGGTCACCCAGTCGATGGCTGTCCAGATCAGGGCGCCGAGCGCGATGACACCCGTCCACCCCAGGACGCCGGCGTTCGTCGACGCGATCTGCTGCACCTCCTCGGGGGTCGCGAAGTTGCTCTCGTCCGAGATGAGGTTGGGGATGTAGCTGTTGATGAGGTCGATCAGATGATCGACCGCCTCGGTGCTGCCCCCGAGCCACAGCCCCGCGATCGCGAACACGAGGTAGATCGCCGCGAAGCACGCGAAGAGTGCGACGTAGCTCACGCCCGCCGACAGCAGGAACCCGTTCTCGACGAGGAAGTTGCGCCATACCCGCACCGGGAACCACTCCATGGTGGCCTGGGTGAGCCGCGTCGCCCGGCTGATGGGTGCGTCGAAGCGCTGCCGGAGGCTGTGCTCCGTCTGCTCCCACCGCTCACGCAGAGACTCCTCCTCGCGCTGCGCGGCGTCCGCCGCCGCGCGGGCGTCCGGCGGGGGCGTCTGCGTCACGGTGTCAGATTACCGACTGCGGGTGTCGTCCGACGCCGCCACGGCGACCGTCGCTCGCGGCACCGTCCGGAAGCGCGGCACGGCGAGCAGGATCGCGGCCAGCGCGACGGCAGGCAGTAGGAACGCGATGCCGAGGCCCGGTCCCTCAGCGAGCAGGCCGACGACGACGGCGCCGAGGATCGCGCCGGCGTAGTTGAAGAGGTTCACCCGCGCGATGACCTGGTCGCTGTGCTCCGGCGCGAGCTCACCTGCGGCGCCGAAGGTCACCGGGATGAGCACGCCCGCGCTGACGCCGGCGAGCGCGAAGCCGATGATCGCGGCGACCGGGAACGGCAGCAGGGCGATGATCACGCAGCCGACGGCGGAGACGGATGCCGCGATCGCGACGAGTCGCCCGCGGCCGAGCACGGGCACCAGGCGATCGGTGGCCAGTCGTGTGATGAGCACGACGGCCTGGTACACGGCGTAGCCGAGCGGTGCGATCCAGGCGAGCGCCGCGAGATCGTCCTGCAGGTAGACCGTGCTCCACGTGCTCACGGCGGAGTCGGCGACGAAGACCGCGAGGATGACGAGCCCGAAAGCCCAGATGCCCGCGCGGGGCAGCTTGGCGCGCTCTGCCTTCGGCAGGGCCTCGTCGATCGGCACCTCCCGCGCGAAGAACCGGAGACCGCCGAGGGCGACGGCCAGCGCGATGACGGCGGCGCACGTCAGCGCGACACCGGCGCCGACTGCGGACAGCGCGACCCACGACACGAGCAGCGCTCCGGCGATGGCGGCGGCTGTCGCGGCGGCGAAGAAGCCGCCCAGCAGGTGACGTCCGTAGGCCCGCTGCACGGCGACACCCTGCATGGCCGCTGCGGCATCGACGCAGCCGAGGCCGATGCCGAAAACGGCGAACGCGCCGGCGAAGACGGGAAACTCGGTCGGCAGGGCGATCACGGGCAGAGCGACAGCCTGCACGATGAGGCCGAACGCGAGCGCAGTCCTGCTGCCCCATCGCACGGCGACCGCGTTCGCGATCACCGAGCCGAGGGCTGCGGTCAGCGCCACGCCGAGCACGAGGATCGTGACGATGTCGTCGCCGACGCCCTGGCGCTCCTTGAGAGCGGGCAGGGACGTCACGATGACGGCATAGCCGAGACCCTGCGCCGCGTAGGCGGCGGTCACCGCGATGCGGGCCGAGCGGAGGGTAGGAGGAACGGACGGGGCGAGGGGCGCGTCGTTGCGCTGCGACTGTGTCACGCAGGGAAGCTTAGGGCCGGCCGCGCAGAACCGCCTGCTTCACCTCGGCGATCGCCTTGGTGACCTCGATGCCACGGGGGCACGCCTCGGTGCAGTTGAAGGTCGTGCGGCAGCGCCACACGCCCTCCTTGTCGTTGAGGATGTCGAGGCGCACGTCGCCGGCGTCGTCGCGCGAGTCGAAGATGAAGCGGTGCGCGTTCACGATCGCGGCGGGGCCGAAGTACTGCCCGTCGGTCCAGAAGACCGGGCACGACGACGTGCACGCGGCGCACAGGATGCACTTCGTGGTGTCGTCGAAGACCTCGCGGTCGACGATCGACTGGATGCGCTCCTTGCCCGCCTCGGGCTTCGAGTTCGCGATGAGGAACGGCTGCACCTCGCGGTAGGAGGCGAAGAACGGCTCCATGTCGACGACGAGGTCCTTCTCGAGCGGCAGACCCTTGATCGCCTCGACGTAGATCGGCTGCGAGATGTCGAGATCCTTGATCAGCGTCTTGCAGGCCAGGCGGTTGCGGCCGTTGATGCGCATCGCGTCGGAGCCGCAGATGCCGTGCGCGCACGAGCGGCGGAACGTCAGCGACCCGTCGACCTCCCACTTGATCTTGTGGAGCGCGTCGAGGACGCGGTCGGTGGAGTACAGCTCCACGTCGTAGTCGACCCAGCGCGGCTCCTCGTCGACCTCTGGATCGAACCGGCGGATGATGAACGTCACGAGGAACGACTGGATGCCGGTATCGGCCGGGGTCTCCACGTCGGTGGTCGCCTCCGAGGGCGCGTCGACTGCGACGAGGCTCGCCATCAGTACTTCCTCTCCATCGGCGGGTAGTTCAACTCGCCCTTCTCGTTCTTCGTGAAGACGACGGGCTTCCAGCCGAGGCGGATGTGGTCCTCTGAGTGCGAGGAACCCGCGTCGCCCGACAGGTACGCCATCGTGTGCTGCATGAAGTTCTCGTCGTCGCGCTTCGGGAAGTCGTCGCGCATGTGACCGCCGCGGCTCTCCTTGCGGTTGCGGGCCGTGACGACGACGACCTCGGCGATGTCGAGCAGGAAGCCCAGCTCGACGGCCTCGAGCAGGTCGGTGTTGAACCGCTTGCCCTTGTCGTCGACGTGGACGTTCTTGAAGCGCTCGCGCAGTTCCTCGATGACGTCGAGCACCTCGCCGAGGGACTCGTCGGTGCGGAACACCTGGGCCTTGCGGTCCATCTCGTCCTGCAGCCTCTTGCGCAGCACGGCGATCCGCTCGGTGCCCTGGTTGTTGCGCAGCCCCTCGATGAGGCCGCGCACCTCGGCGGCGGGGTCTTCGGGGAGCGCCACGAACTCGGCGGTCTTGACGTACTCGACGGCGTTGCGCCCCGCGCGCTTGCCGAAGACGTTGATGTCGAGGAGCGAGTTGGTTCCCAGGCGGTTCGACCCGTGCACCGACACGCACGCGCACTCGCCGGCGGCGTAGAGGCCCGGCACGACGGTGGTGTTGTCGGCGAGCACCTGGGCGTCGTTGTTGGTCGGGATGCCGCCCATCGCGTAGTGCGCGGTGGGCATGACCGGCACCGGCTCGACCACCGGGTCGACGCCCAGATAGGTGCGCGCGAACTCGGTGATGTCGGGGAGCTTCGTCTCGAGCACCTCGGCGCCGAGGTGGGTGCAGTCCAGGAGCACGTAGTCGCGGTGCGGGCCCGCGCCGCGGCCCTCGGCAACCTCCTGGACCATGCAGCGGCTCACGATGTCGCGCGGCGCCAGGTCCTTGATGGTCGGGGCGTAGCGCTCCATGAAGCGCTCGCCCGACACGTTGCGCAGGATCGCGCCCTCACCGCGGGCACCTTCGGTGAGCAGGATGCCGAGCCCGGCCAGGCCGGTCGGGTGGAACTGGAAGAACTCCATGTCCTCCAGCGGCAGGCCCTTGCGCCAGATGATTCCGACGCCGTCGCCGGTGAGGGTGTGGGCGTTGGAGGTCGTCTTGAAGATCTTTCCGAAGCCGCCCGTGGCGAAGATCACGGCCTTCGACTGGAAGACGTGCAGGTCGCCGGTGGCCAGCTCGTACGCGACGACGCCCGCGATCTCGGTCTTGCCGGCGGCATCCTTCACCGTGATCAGATCGAGCACGTAGAACTCGTTGAAGAAGTTGATGCCGAGCTTGACGCAGTTCTGGAACAGCGTCTGCAGGATCATGTGGCCGGTGCGGTCGGCGGCATAGCACGCGCGGCGCACGGGGGTCTTGCCGTGATCGGCGGTGTGCCCGCCGAAGCGGCGCTGGTCGATCTTGCCCTCGGGGGTGCGGTTGAACGGCAGACCCATGTTCTCGAGGTCGATGACCGCGTCGATCGCCTCTTTCGCGAGGATCTCGGCCGCGTCCTGGTCGACGAGGTAGTCGCCGCCCTTGACGGTGTCGAAGGTGTGCCACTCCCACGAGTCCTCTTCGACGTTCGCGAGTGCCGCGGCCATGCCGCCCTGCGCCGCGCCCGTGTGCGAGCGGGTGGGGTAGAGCTTCGAGATGACGGCGGTCCTGGCGCCGGGGCCGGCCTCGATCGCCGCTCGCATGCCGGCGCCGCCGGCGCCCACGATGACGATGTCGAACTGGTGGTAGTGGACGCCGTCCTTGACGTAGGAGTCGGTGGTCTCAGTGCTCACAGAAGTGCTTTCGGTGGTCGGGGATGCCGCTACGAGCAGATCGCGATCATGGAGTCGGTCGCGGTGTCGATGTCGAAGCCGATGCAGGGGTCGAACGTGAACACCACGAGCGTGCCGAGGAGAATGAGGAAGGCGGCCGACAGCCACAGCGCCCACACGAGCACCTTGCGGGTGCCGTCGTGGGTGACGTAGTCGTTGACGACGGTGCGCATGCCGTTCGCGCCGTGGATCAGGGCGAGCCACAGCATGAGGACGTCCCACCACTGCCAGAAGGGCGTGGCGAACTTTCCGGCGACGAATGCGAAGTCGATCTGGTGGATGCCGGTGTTCGTCATGAGGTTGACGAACAGATGCCCGAAGATCAGCACCAGCAGCAGCACGCCCGAGACGCGCATGTAGATCCAGCCCCACTTCTCGAGGTTCGGACCCTTGCGGCGGACGGTGGTGCGGGGAGCGCGGGGCTCGGCGATGGTCGCCATCAGTGGCCCCCCTGCCCGAGCTCGGAGAAGACGTTGATGAGGTGGCGCGGCACGAAGCCGAGCATCGTCACCACCCACAGGCCCAGTACGCCCCACCAGAGCTGGCGCTGCATGCGCGTGGCCCACGAGAACATGTCCACGAGGATGATGCGCAGGCCGTTGTAGGCGTGGTACGCGACCGCCCCGACCAGCGCGACCTCACCGAGGCCCATGATCGGGTTCTTGTAGGTGCCGATGACGGCGTTGTACGCGTCGGGTGAGACGCGGATCAGCGCGGTGTCGAGCACGTGGACCAGCAGGAAGAAGAAGATCGCGATGCCGGTGATGCGGTGCAGCACCCACGACCACATGCCTTCGTTCCCGCGGTACAGGGTGCCGCGGGGGACTCGGGACGTGGTCTCGGATACCGACGGTGTGACGCGTGCTGGTGCAGACACGGCCGTCCTCCCTGGATCGAACATGATGGGGCGGAAACGATGCCCCTGGGGTGACCCGGCACTGTCGGCTCGGGCCATCGGCGTCACGCGGGCGCTCCCTCCATCCTATGGCGGCTTCACGGGAAGCGGCGACGTAGGCGTGCCTTAGTCCCCCTCCATCCGGGGGGACCTTCACGACTGGAAAGAACACGTGATCTTTCCGGATGCCTCGGCCTGCGGCATCCGCCCGCCGTGGCGATCAGGGTCCCCGGATACTCTTGTGAACATGTCAGAGCCGATCGACGACTTCTACGCAGTGATCCCCGCGGGCGGGATCGGGAGCCGCCTGTGGCCGCTCTCACGTGCCGATGCGCCCAAGTTCCTGCACGACCTGACCGGGTCCGGTCAGACCCTGCTGCGCGACACCTGGGACAGGCTCGAACCGCTGGCCGGCCCCGATCGCATCGCGGTGGTCACAGGGCGAGCACATCGCGCGGCGGTCGAGGAGGAGCTGCTCGGTATCCCCGACATGAACGTGTTCCTCGAGTCCGAGCCGCGCGACTCGACGGCCGCGATCGGGCTCGCCGCGGCCGTGCTCTCGCGCCGCGAGCCCGACGTCATCATCGGCTCCTTCGCGGCAGACCATGTGATCCGGGTGTCGCACCTGTTCGACTGGGCGGTCCGCCAGGCGGTCGCCACGGCGCGCGAGGGATACATCTGCACGATCGGCATCTCACCGTCGGAGCCGTCCGTCGGATTCGGGTACATCCGCAAGGGCTCCGAGCTCGTGATCGACGGCGCGCCCGAGGCGGCACTCGTGGACAGTTTCGTCGAGAAACCCGGCTTGGAGACGGCGAAGGAGTACTTCGCGGACCGGTCCTACATGTGGAACGCCGGAATGTTCATCAGTCGTGCGGATGTGCTGCTCGGCGAGATCGCCGAGAACGAGCCGGAGCTGCACGCCGGGCTGATGGAGCTCGCCGAGGCGTGGGACGACCGCGAGCTGCGCGGACCGGTCGTGGACCGGGTGTGGCCCACGCTGAAGAAGATCGCGATCGACTACTCCGTCGCCGAGCCGGCCGCCGCGCGCGGTCGCCTCGCCGTGATCCCGGGGCACTTCGACTGGGATGACGTGGGCGACTTCGCCAGCCTCGCCAAGCTGAACTCCGGCGGCCGAAAGAACGATCTCGCCATCCTCGGCGAGAACGCGAGGGTCCTGTCGGATGCCGCGAGCGGCATCGTCGTGAGTCAGA
This window of the Microbacterium sp. SSM24 genome carries:
- the sdhA gene encoding succinate dehydrogenase flavoprotein subunit; this translates as MSTETTDSYVKDGVHYHQFDIVIVGAGGAGMRAAIEAGPGARTAVISKLYPTRSHTGAAQGGMAAALANVEEDSWEWHTFDTVKGGDYLVDQDAAEILAKEAIDAVIDLENMGLPFNRTPEGKIDQRRFGGHTADHGKTPVRRACYAADRTGHMILQTLFQNCVKLGINFFNEFYVLDLITVKDAAGKTEIAGVVAYELATGDLHVFQSKAVIFATGGFGKIFKTTSNAHTLTGDGVGIIWRKGLPLEDMEFFQFHPTGLAGLGILLTEGARGEGAILRNVSGERFMERYAPTIKDLAPRDIVSRCMVQEVAEGRGAGPHRDYVLLDCTHLGAEVLETKLPDITEFARTYLGVDPVVEPVPVMPTAHYAMGGIPTNNDAQVLADNTTVVPGLYAAGECACVSVHGSNRLGTNSLLDINVFGKRAGRNAVEYVKTAEFVALPEDPAAEVRGLIEGLRNNQGTERIAVLRKRLQDEMDRKAQVFRTDESLGEVLDVIEELRERFKNVHVDDKGKRFNTDLLEAVELGFLLDIAEVVVVTARNRKESRGGHMRDDFPKRDDENFMQHTMAYLSGDAGSSHSEDHIRLGWKPVVFTKNEKGELNYPPMERKY
- a CDS encoding succinate dehydrogenase hydrophobic membrane anchor subunit, which encodes MATIAEPRAPRTTVRRKGPNLEKWGWIYMRVSGVLLLVLIFGHLFVNLMTNTGIHQIDFAFVAGKFATPFWQWWDVLMLWLALIHGANGMRTVVNDYVTHDGTRKVLVWALWLSAAFLILLGTLVVFTFDPCIGFDIDTATDSMIAICS
- the sdhC gene encoding succinate dehydrogenase, cytochrome b556 subunit; this translates as MSAPARVTPSVSETTSRVPRGTLYRGNEGMWSWVLHRITGIAIFFFLLVHVLDTALIRVSPDAYNAVIGTYKNPIMGLGEVALVGAVAYHAYNGLRIILVDMFSWATRMQRQLWWGVLGLWVVTMLGFVPRHLINVFSELGQGGH
- a CDS encoding mannose-1-phosphate guanylyltransferase, with translation MSEPIDDFYAVIPAGGIGSRLWPLSRADAPKFLHDLTGSGQTLLRDTWDRLEPLAGPDRIAVVTGRAHRAAVEEELLGIPDMNVFLESEPRDSTAAIGLAAAVLSRREPDVIIGSFAADHVIRVSHLFDWAVRQAVATAREGYICTIGISPSEPSVGFGYIRKGSELVIDGAPEAALVDSFVEKPGLETAKEYFADRSYMWNAGMFISRADVLLGEIAENEPELHAGLMELAEAWDDRELRGPVVDRVWPTLKKIAIDYSVAEPAAARGRLAVIPGHFDWDDVGDFASLAKLNSGGRKNDLAILGENARVLSDAASGIVVSQTSRVISLIGVRDIVVVDTEDALLVTTSEHAQRVKGVVDALKLNGRGDVL